Proteins co-encoded in one Deltaproteobacteria bacterium genomic window:
- a CDS encoding monovalent cation/H+ antiporter subunit D family protein — MISEQLPVLIVVTPLILSFVVNVVGLWNKKFCYPMVLLALSACLVFSGGILDVVITQGKPIHYYLGGWKPPWGIAYFIDHLSAYMAVIIAAIALIVAIYSKRSVEQEIPENKIPQLYTLFLLNITGLLGITVTGDLFNLYVLLEITSFSAYALIAIGEKGALIASFRYVVMGTIGACFYLLGVSFIYIMTGSLNMADVSQILPHLYQSKVVLMAFTFLIIGIAIKMALYPLHAWLPDAYTHAPSAISALIAPTMTKVGCYVLIRIMFYVFEPHFSIELIPITTILGWIAVIAMIVGSLYAIAQNDLKRMLAYSTVAQIGYIVMGIALANKAGLTGSLLHILNEASTKGCLFLVAGAIMYKMRMRNINQLKHLFWKMPFTMIAFTIAALSMIGIPPTCGFFSKLYLLLGAIDAKQWVFVAALLISTILCVVYFFNVIKYTFFEPSEPAYAYDGGSRETTNIDEVTLSMLIPIWITAIGIVLLGIFSGKIISTVLKFTIPTGF; from the coding sequence GTGATTTCAGAACAATTGCCAGTCCTGATTGTTGTTACCCCTTTGATTCTGTCTTTTGTTGTGAATGTAGTGGGGTTGTGGAACAAGAAGTTCTGCTACCCCATGGTCTTGCTCGCCCTCTCTGCATGTCTGGTCTTCTCCGGTGGCATTCTTGATGTGGTCATAACGCAGGGCAAGCCTATTCACTATTACCTGGGCGGCTGGAAACCTCCCTGGGGTATTGCATATTTCATAGACCACCTCAGCGCCTATATGGCCGTTATCATAGCGGCCATTGCCTTGATCGTGGCCATCTATTCAAAAAGGAGTGTTGAGCAAGAAATACCCGAAAATAAAATTCCTCAACTTTATACCCTCTTTCTTTTAAATATTACCGGTCTGTTGGGTATCACGGTTACTGGTGACTTGTTTAACCTCTATGTGCTACTAGAAATTACCTCCTTTTCTGCTTATGCCCTTATAGCCATAGGGGAAAAGGGGGCGCTCATTGCCAGTTTTCGATATGTTGTTATGGGTACAATTGGTGCTTGTTTTTATTTATTGGGCGTGAGTTTCATCTATATAATGACTGGTTCACTCAATATGGCTGATGTAAGTCAAATACTGCCTCATCTTTACCAATCTAAGGTTGTACTTATGGCCTTTACTTTTCTCATCATAGGGATAGCTATAAAAATGGCACTTTACCCTCTACATGCATGGCTCCCAGATGCCTATACCCATGCCCCCTCAGCGATTAGTGCATTGATTGCCCCTACAATGACTAAAGTAGGATGCTACGTTTTGATAAGAATTATGTTCTATGTGTTTGAACCTCACTTCTCTATAGAGTTGATACCAATAACTACTATACTTGGTTGGATAGCCGTCATTGCTATGATTGTCGGCTCTCTCTATGCTATAGCTCAGAATGATTTAAAGAGGATGCTCGCCTACTCTACTGTGGCCCAGATAGGGTATATCGTTATGGGAATAGCACTGGCAAACAAAGCCGGTCTTACTGGTTCTCTCCTCCATATCCTCAATGAAGCCTCCACTAAAGGATGTTTGTTCCTCGTAGCAGGGGCAATCATGTATAAAATGAGAATGCGGAATATTAATCAACTTAAACATTTATTTTGGAAGATGCCATTCACTATGATTGCCTTTACTATCGCTGCCCTTTCCATGATAGGGATACCACCTACCTGCGGCTTTTTTAGTAAATTGTATTTGCTTTTGGGAGCAATTGATGCCAAGCAATGGGTTTTTGTGGCAGCTCTATTGATAAGCACTATCCTTTGCGTTGTTTATTTCTTCAACGTCATAAAGTATACGTTCTTTGAACCATCTGAACCAGCTTACGCCTATGATGGAGGAAGTCGCGAGACAACGAATATCGATGAAGTTACTTTAAGCATGCTTATTCCTATATGGATTACGGCTATAGGTATAGTGTTACTGGGTATTTTTAGCGGGAAGATTATTTCTACGGTGCTTAAATTTACCATCCCAACGGGTTTCTAA
- a CDS encoding cation:proton antiporter subunit C, producing the protein MLEVIVSKYNYWIFAILLIVGLYSMMAKNNLMKKLIGMNIFQWAIILFFISVGAKRGGTVPIIAGVLGDRGHEIVVNATEYVNPLPHALMLTAIVVGIATTGIALALLVAIHRRYNTIEEDEIIEELKK; encoded by the coding sequence ATGCTGGAAGTAATAGTAAGTAAATACAATTACTGGATTTTTGCCATTTTGCTCATTGTTGGCTTGTATAGCATGATGGCAAAAAACAATCTCATGAAGAAATTGATAGGGATGAATATCTTTCAATGGGCCATAATTCTTTTTTTTATCTCCGTTGGGGCTAAAAGAGGCGGAACTGTACCTATTATTGCTGGGGTACTTGGGGATAGAGGTCATGAGATTGTTGTCAATGCAACGGAGTATGTAAATCCATTACCCCATGCCCTCATGCTGACCGCCATTGTCGTCGGTATTGCGACAACTGGTATTGCCCTTGCCTTACTGGTTGCCATCCATAGAAGATATAACACAATAGAAGAAGATGAAATCATAGAAGAGTTAAAGAAGTGA